Within the Naumovozyma castellii chromosome 1, complete genome genome, the region TTTGGTAATTTCTTTAGATAGTTAGAAATGTTTTGCAAAGCTATCAGTTGTTCTTGTAAACTAGCATCCTCCTTATACAGTCCATTATTACCTTCTACCAGTCTTAACTCTTTCTTTACGTCTAAATGTTTCCTAGTGAATCCTGTTTCATTTACTAACGTTGCGCTACTTGCAGATGAAACACTATCTTGCTTCGCACCATTCAAACATATACTACTGCAACTAGTATAACTTGAATTCGTCTCTACACTATTGGGTCCATTCGGTATTTCTGGTTGTTCCATCTTAGCGGTGTTATTTCTCTTTGACGTCTTTCTCTTCTGCGTTGAATATATGCACGGACATTGATAGGCTTCACACGTAGCACATGGTTGCTTCCCCGTACATTTGATCTTTCTTTTCCGACAATTATCGCATGCTTTACTAACTTTATTGGTTGGTTTCCGTACTCTTTTATCTTTACTATTGGTATTATGGAGATCTGGGGTTTCACACAGTTGACTACCAGGATAAACAGGCATATTGGGACTCGTCTCTAGTATCTTTTCTAGTGCCATTTGATCAACTGTACTGTAAAGATAGCTGGTGACCTTCCTCTACTGGAGACCAGGACGACGGTAAATCCATCTTCGTTAGAGTCAGTGGCAAATTCTTATATTGCAATGAGAATAAGCCGTGCCGAAGCTCCGCGGAAATAAGTAGATAATAGGAGTTGCAAGGACTTAAATGTTAAAATATTATGAGTAAATAACGTAAATCTTTTAGAACGGACAGTTATAAGTACACATACATGTATATATctattttaatattaatctTGTTCCGCAATTGCAACCAATCTCTCCTCGATTTGGTCCGCTGTTAAtacaaagaatttatcCTTGATAGCAACACCAActtccaaatcattattggtAAATTCAGTACCCAATGAGTCTATTAGATGTGCGATGGCAAATTCTACCACTTTTTCCCAGGATTCTTCCTCCAAATGATCtgttgttttcttcttgaaataattttccaaactTGTAGTAATCTCTTGTTGTCTAGGTCCCGTGGCAGTAGCCTTATAACCAACATAATACCCAGCAGGATCAGTCTTATAAATGGAAGGCcccaattcttcatccaCAGAAACAAAGGTGAGTATCACACCAAGAGGTCTCATATAGGCTCTCTGTGTATAAATTTGCGACAAGTTAGCCATTCTCTTAGCCAAGACATCACATGGCATATCGTACCCATATTTATAACGGAATTCAGCGGCTTCCATCTTAGCTCTCATAGCGGCGTTTCTGGCATCTGGAATTGGACCATTGGCGACCATACCGACGTGTCTCGATATCGGGAAAATGTAAGACACTGTCGAAGGATCAAGCAATTTATCAGGGACCttcttttgatttattaCTACCGTACAATTGGTACCTCTTACAGCGACGGAATTGACATTAGTTTGATTGGTAGCCTTGAAAGCGTATTCGACTTGGTAAAGACGACCTTCAGGAGAAAAGATAGTGATATGTCTATCATAACCAGCAGCAGATGCAGCAGCAGCACCTCCGGACATTGTTAATTGATTAGTTAATAGACTGAGTGTTGTTCTCTTTGCAGTGTATTGATATAGGACTTAGCAGTTCCCTTGTTAAATCCCAAGTTCAAGGTGGCAAATTTTTGGATGGAACAGCGCTACCCGGAAAAGATTGGGGAAACGaaatattaagaataagCATAAAAGGATATAAAAGAAGTGATCAAATGATCGGTTCTTGGGATACTTTTAGAGGAAACAAGAGTACTCCAACTAAAATGCAACCTCAGGAATCTCCCGAATTACGCaaaaatcttcttttctatAAGTTTTACCATCATAATGCTGTAAATGTGGGCATCCACTCCCTATTCGTACCAACCATACTCATCAGTTCATGCTGCATCTTGAATAGGGTAGAGCTATACCATGGAATTACGATTACCAATGTGTTTACTTTTCTATACACTCTATTTTATatgaaattatatttacCCACTGGTTTGCTTGCCGgatttttgtttcttctaatCAATATGGCCCTTAAAAATCATTGGATTAACACATCCTTAAAATTGGAACTGGCTCTGTTTTTATTCGGTTGGATTGCTCAATTTATTGGACATGGTGTCTTTGAAAGGAAGAAACCTGCCGTGTTTGATAACTTAGTACAAAGTTTAGTGTTGGCGCCATATTTTATCCTATTTGagttattattcaaattgggATTTTATAAGGAATTAACTGCGAAACTGGAAACCGAATTGaagcaattgaaaattaCTAAAATTACTTAACTTGTACGTTGAAAACGTTCTATAGTATATGATAGCTATGATTATGATTTTACGAACTTACGAaatatgaataaatattctttgaaactgttttttcaaactcatctttttgaattgagttataaataataaatagattaatcaattaattaattcgaagaattaaattaaaagtaataaataaatagataAGAAAGCTGACACAACCATCATATCATGGCGAAATCAACATCTACCATTTTTCGTGAACGATATCAAAGGTAGTGGTACCGACGGCCTTCTTTGGGATGTTATCGAATCTCAATAATTTGGAACCTCCTTCCAAGAAAGAGTAAA harbors:
- the SCL1 gene encoding proteasome core particle subunit alpha 1 (ancestral locus Anc_4.110), whose amino-acid sequence is MSGGAAAASAAGYDRHITIFSPEGRLYQVEYAFKATNQTNVNSVAVRGTNCTVVINQKKVPDKLLDPSTVSYIFPISRHVGMVANGPIPDARNAAMRAKMEAAEFRYKYGYDMPCDVLAKRMANLSQIYTQRAYMRPLGVILTFVSVDEELGPSIYKTDPAGYYVGYKATATGPRQQEITTSLENYFKKKTTDHLEEESWEKVVEFAIAHLIDSLGTEFTNNDLEVGVAIKDKFFVLTADQIEERLVAIAEQD
- the MPO1 gene encoding 2-hydroxy-palmitic acid dioxygenase MPO1 (ancestral locus Anc_4.109), which produces MIGSWDTFRGNKSTPTKMQPQESPELRKNLLFYKFYHHNAVNVGIHSLFVPTILISSCCILNRVELYHGITITNVFTFLYTLFYMKLYLPTGLLAGFLFLLINMALKNHWINTSLKLELALFLFGWIAQFIGHGVFERKKPAVFDNLVQSLVLAPYFILFELLFKLGFYKELTAKLETELKQLKITKIT